The following proteins are co-located in the Camarhynchus parvulus chromosome 19, STF_HiC, whole genome shotgun sequence genome:
- the LHX1 gene encoding LIM/homeobox protein Lhx1 — protein MVHCAGCKRPILDRFLLNVLDRAWHVKCVQCCECKCNLTEKCFSREGKLYCKNDFFRCFGTKCAGCAQGISPSDLVRRARSKVFHLNCFTCMMCNKQLSTGEELYIIDENKFVCKEDYLNNSNTAKENSLHSATTGSDPSLSPDSQDPSQDDAKDSESANVSDKETGSNENDDQNLGAKRRGPRTTIKAKQLETLKAAFAATPKPTRHIREQLAQETGLNMRVIQVWFQNRRSKERRMKQLSALGARRHAFFRSPRRMRPLVDRLEPGELIPNGPFSFYGDYQSEYYGPGSNYDFFPQGPPSSQAQTPVDLPFVPSSGPSGTPLGAMDHPLPGHHPSSEAQRFTDIMSHPPGDSPSPEPNLPGSLHSMSAEVFGPSPPFSSISVNGGANYGNHLSHPPEMNEAAVW, from the exons ATGGTTCACTGTGCAGGCTGCAAAAGGCCGATCTTGGACCGGTTTTTGTTGAATGTACTGGACAGGGCTTGGCATGTGAAGTGTGTTCAGTGCTGTGAATGTAAATGCAATTTGACAGAGAAATGCTTTTCGCGAGAAGGCAAGCTTTACTGCAAAAACGACTTCTTTCG GTGTTTCGGGACCAAGTGCgcgggctgtgcccagggcatcTCCCCCAGCGACCTGGTCCGCAGGGCGCGGAGCAAAGTGTTCCACTTGAACTGTTTTACGTGTATGATGTGTAACAAGCAACTCTCCACCGGCGAGGAGCTCTACATCATAGACGAGAACAAGTTTGTCTGCAAAGAAGATTACCTAAATAACAGCAATACTGCCAAAGAAAACAGCCTGCATTCAG CCACCACCGGCAGTGACCCCAGCCTGTCCCCCGACTCTCAAGACCCCTCCCAGGACGACGCCAAGGACTCGGAAAGCGCCAACGTGTCCGACAAGGAGACGGGGAGCAACGAAAACGACGACCAGAACCTGGGGGCCAAGCGGCGGGGACCCCGCACCACCATCAAAGCCAAACAGCTAGAGACTCTGAAAGCCGCCTTCGCggccaccccaaaacccacccgGCAcatcagggagcagctggcGCAGGAGACCGGCCTCAACATGCGGGTCATCCAG GTGTGGTTCCAGAACCGGCGCTCCAAGGAGCGGCGGATGAAGCAGCTGAGCGCGCTGGGCGCCCGGCGACACGCGTTCTTCCGCAGCCCGCGCAGGATGCGGCCGCTCGTGGACCGGCTGGAGCCCGGCGAGCTCATCCCCAACGGGCCCTTCTCCTTCTACGGAG ATTATCAGAGCGAGTATTACGGCCCTGGAAGCAATTACGATTTCTTCCCGCAAGGACCGCCTTCGTCTCAAGCGCAGACCCCCGTGGATCTCCCGTTCGTGCCCTCCTCGGGGCCGTCAGGGACCCCGCTGGGGGCCATGGACCACCCCCTGCCCGGACATCACCCCTCGAGTGAGGCTCAGCGCTTCACTGACATCATGTCGCACCCCCCGGGAGACTCGCCCAGCCCCGAACCCAACCTGCCCGGGTCCTTGCACTCCATGTCCGCAGAAGTTTTTGGCCCCAGCCCCCCATTTTCGTCGATATCCGTCAACGGTGGTGCTAACTACGGCAATCACTTGTCCCACCCTCCAGAGATGAACGAAGCGGCTGTGTGGTAG